A genomic segment from Flavobacterium litorale encodes:
- a CDS encoding cation:proton antiporter, producing the protein MELYYSLSVMIVIASIFAYCNVRFLKLPSTIGVMVIAMVASLALVFFGDSVPKLSSRIATLIAGFNLTEVLMGAMLNFMLFAGAIHINLRDLTEQRTPIVTFSTVSVIISTFAVGTLLYFLPMKGIDIPYIYCLLFGALISPTDPVAVLSVLKGANVRKALETKIAGESLFNDGMAVVMFAVILQIAQENSTEFTLLNIMWLFVREAGGGFLLGIVLGIIASKAMQKINDYKVSVLITLSVVMGGYLVAQWLKVSGPLTMVFAGLIIGNFRKRWAMSVVTKDYLDKFWELNDEILNAILFLFIGFYLLIIPDLNTYWIPGLASVLIVLLSRFISIWLPAKFITFKEKFSKDTLKILVWGGLRGGVSIALALSIDEGPYKKTIVAITYFVVVFSIIVQGLSIGKITKKMLGKQ; encoded by the coding sequence ATGGAACTCTATTACTCCTTATCGGTAATGATTGTTATCGCATCTATTTTTGCGTATTGCAATGTTCGGTTCTTAAAATTACCCTCTACCATAGGGGTAATGGTTATTGCTATGGTGGCCTCATTGGCACTCGTGTTTTTTGGCGACTCTGTACCCAAACTATCCAGCCGTATTGCTACGCTAATTGCTGGGTTTAACCTTACAGAGGTACTTATGGGAGCTATGCTAAACTTTATGTTATTTGCTGGTGCCATACACATTAACCTACGCGATTTAACAGAGCAACGTACACCCATAGTAACTTTCTCTACCGTTAGTGTAATTATTTCAACATTTGCAGTAGGTACACTCCTCTACTTTTTACCGATGAAGGGGATTGATATCCCTTATATATACTGCTTACTATTTGGTGCACTTATATCGCCTACTGATCCCGTTGCTGTATTAAGCGTATTAAAAGGGGCTAATGTGAGGAAAGCATTGGAAACAAAAATTGCTGGCGAATCGTTATTTAACGATGGTATGGCAGTAGTTATGTTTGCTGTAATATTGCAAATTGCACAAGAAAATAGTACTGAGTTTACGTTGTTAAATATTATGTGGTTATTTGTTAGAGAAGCAGGTGGCGGTTTTTTGTTGGGAATAGTGTTGGGTATAATTGCATCTAAAGCTATGCAAAAAATAAATGACTATAAAGTGTCCGTACTCATAACATTGTCAGTAGTTATGGGCGGCTATTTGGTGGCACAATGGCTCAAGGTATCAGGACCATTAACCATGGTTTTTGCGGGACTTATAATTGGTAATTTCAGAAAACGTTGGGCAATGTCGGTTGTAACAAAAGATTATCTTGATAAGTTTTGGGAACTGAACGACGAGATACTAAATGCAATATTATTTTTGTTTATAGGTTTTTACCTGCTTATAATTCCAGATTTAAACACTTATTGGATTCCTGGATTAGCAAGCGTATTAATTGTATTACTCTCACGGTTCATCTCAATTTGGTTGCCTGCTAAGTTTATTACCTTTAAGGAGAAATTTAGCAAAGACACCCTAAAAATACTGGTTTGGGGTGGTTTGCGCGGTGGTGTATCTATTGCCTTGGCACTCTCTATAGACGAAGGTCCTTATAAAAAAACTATTGTAGCCATCACTTATTTTGTAGTTGTATTTTCTATAATAGTACAAGGGTTAAGCATTGGTAAAATAACTAAAAAAATGCTGGGCAAGCAATAA
- the secA gene encoding preprotein translocase subunit SecA, which translates to MSLINTILKAFVGDKSQKDIKLIQPLVKKVHSFEAALSGLSHDELREKTIAFKAKIKEARSEKDAKIASYLEEIEKTEDIDKREDIYASIDALEKEAYDISEKVLMEILPEAFAVVKETARRFKENTSISVTATPYDRELSGTKSYVELDGDTAVWANSWNAAGKEITWDMIHYDVQLIGGIVLHEGKIAEMQTGEGKTLVATLPMYLNALTGNGVHLVTVNDYLARRDSTWKAPLFEFHGMRVDCIDNHQPNSDARRKAYTADITYGTNNEFGFDYLRDNMAHSPDDLVQRKHNFAIVDEVDSVLIDDARTPLIISGPVPQGDRHEFNELKPKVDHLVNLQRTLLNGVLAEAKKLIKEGNTKEGGFLLLRVYRGLPKSKALIKFLSEEGVKQILQKTENQYMQDNNREMHKVDEALYFTIEEKNNQVELTDNGIQFLSQDTDKEFFVLPDIGTEVANIEKQNLDKEEEAERKEELFRDFSVKSERIHTLTQLLKAYTLFEKDVEYVIEENKIKIVDEQTGRIMDGRRYSDGLHQAIEAKENVKIEAATQTFATVTLQNYFRMYSKLAGMTGTAVTEAGEFWEIYKLDVVEIPTNRPIARKDEQDLIYKTTREKFNAVIEDVTKLSAAGRPVLIGTTSVEISELLSRTLKMRNVPHNVLNAKLHKREAEIVAEAGNAGVVTIATNMAGRGTDIKLSPEVKAAGGLAIIGTERHDSRRVDRQLRGRAGRQGDPGSSQFYVSLEDNLMRLFGSERVAKVMDKMGLKEGEVIQHSMMTKSIERAQKKVEENNFGVRKRLLEYDDVMNAQREVIYKRRRHALHGERLKVDIANMMYDTAEDIVNSNKETGDYKNFEFEIIRYFSINVPVTEAEFGKMSERDLTAKLYKAVMEAYAAKNERDASEAFPVIKNVYEDESSQYERIVVPFTDGIKTLNVVTNLEKAYQTEGRSLVADFEKNITLAIVDEAWKKHLRKMDELKQSVQLAVHEQKDPLLIYKFEAFNLFKKTVNGINKEVVSFLFKGDLPSHNANNIQEAKQVRKPKEDYETNKEEVLNTDEMASKAREVSQQSQSRPQVTETIVRDTPKINRNDTVTIKHVMSGKTESMKFKKAESLIASGEWIIVNN; encoded by the coding sequence ATGAGTTTAATAAATACGATACTTAAAGCTTTTGTGGGCGATAAATCGCAAAAGGATATAAAACTGATACAGCCGCTTGTTAAAAAAGTACACTCTTTTGAAGCAGCACTATCAGGACTATCCCACGATGAGCTGAGAGAAAAAACCATTGCTTTTAAAGCAAAAATAAAAGAAGCGAGGTCTGAAAAAGATGCTAAAATTGCATCGTACCTTGAAGAAATAGAAAAAACCGAAGATATTGACAAAAGAGAAGATATATACGCTTCTATAGATGCGCTTGAAAAAGAGGCATACGACATTTCGGAAAAAGTACTAATGGAAATCCTACCCGAAGCTTTCGCTGTAGTAAAAGAAACTGCACGACGCTTTAAGGAAAATACTAGCATTAGTGTTACCGCTACTCCTTATGATAGGGAATTATCAGGAACAAAATCGTACGTTGAGCTGGATGGTGATACCGCTGTTTGGGCAAACTCATGGAATGCCGCAGGTAAGGAAATTACTTGGGACATGATTCACTACGATGTGCAGCTTATTGGTGGTATAGTACTACACGAAGGTAAAATTGCCGAGATGCAAACAGGTGAGGGTAAAACACTTGTAGCTACCCTACCCATGTACCTTAATGCCCTTACAGGCAATGGTGTACACTTAGTAACGGTAAACGATTACTTGGCACGACGTGATAGTACGTGGAAAGCCCCATTATTTGAGTTTCATGGTATGCGTGTAGATTGTATAGACAACCACCAGCCTAACTCGGACGCCCGACGCAAGGCCTATACTGCTGATATTACCTATGGTACTAATAACGAATTTGGTTTTGATTACCTTAGAGATAACATGGCGCACTCGCCAGACGATTTAGTGCAGCGTAAACATAACTTTGCCATTGTAGATGAGGTCGATTCGGTATTAATTGATGATGCACGTACGCCGCTTATCATATCAGGTCCTGTACCACAAGGCGACCGCCATGAATTTAACGAGTTAAAACCAAAAGTAGACCACCTTGTAAACTTGCAACGTACGCTACTTAATGGCGTATTGGCCGAAGCTAAAAAACTAATTAAGGAAGGCAATACTAAAGAGGGAGGTTTCCTGTTACTACGTGTATACCGAGGCTTACCAAAAAGTAAAGCCCTTATAAAATTTCTTAGTGAAGAAGGGGTTAAACAAATACTACAGAAGACCGAAAACCAATACATGCAGGATAACAACCGCGAAATGCATAAGGTAGATGAGGCACTGTATTTTACTATTGAAGAAAAAAACAATCAGGTAGAACTTACCGATAATGGTATCCAATTCCTATCGCAAGATACCGATAAAGAATTTTTTGTACTGCCCGATATTGGCACCGAAGTAGCCAATATTGAAAAACAAAATCTTGATAAAGAGGAAGAAGCAGAACGCAAAGAAGAACTTTTTAGAGATTTCTCTGTAAAAAGCGAGCGTATCCATACCCTTACCCAATTACTAAAAGCCTATACCCTTTTTGAAAAAGATGTAGAGTACGTAATTGAAGAAAACAAGATTAAAATTGTAGATGAGCAAACAGGGCGTATAATGGATGGTAGACGTTATTCTGACGGACTGCACCAAGCCATAGAAGCGAAAGAAAATGTAAAAATTGAAGCTGCCACCCAAACCTTTGCTACCGTTACCCTGCAAAACTATTTTAGGATGTACAGCAAACTAGCGGGTATGACGGGTACTGCAGTTACCGAGGCAGGTGAATTCTGGGAAATATACAAGTTGGATGTGGTAGAAATACCTACTAACCGACCTATTGCCCGTAAGGATGAGCAAGACCTCATATACAAAACAACACGCGAAAAGTTTAATGCCGTTATAGAGGATGTAACCAAACTATCGGCAGCAGGCAGACCCGTACTTATAGGTACTACGTCAGTAGAAATTTCTGAGCTATTGAGTCGTACACTTAAAATGCGAAATGTACCCCACAACGTACTAAATGCAAAATTACACAAGCGTGAGGCAGAAATTGTAGCCGAAGCAGGTAATGCTGGTGTTGTTACTATAGCTACCAACATGGCAGGTCGTGGTACGGATATCAAACTATCGCCCGAAGTAAAAGCAGCAGGTGGTTTGGCTATTATTGGTACAGAACGCCATGATTCCAGACGTGTAGACAGACAGCTTCGTGGTCGTGCAGGACGTCAGGGAGATCCAGGTAGTTCGCAATTCTACGTATCATTAGAAGATAACTTAATGCGATTGTTCGGCTCGGAAAGAGTTGCTAAGGTTATGGATAAAATGGGACTTAAGGAGGGCGAAGTAATACAGCACTCCATGATGACCAAATCTATAGAGCGTGCTCAGAAAAAAGTAGAAGAAAATAACTTTGGAGTACGTAAACGATTATTGGAGTACGATGATGTGATGAATGCACAACGTGAGGTAATATACAAACGAAGACGCCACGCACTACATGGCGAGCGTTTAAAAGTAGATATTGCTAACATGATGTACGACACGGCAGAAGATATTGTAAATTCCAATAAAGAAACTGGCGACTACAAAAACTTTGAATTCGAAATTATTCGTTACTTCTCTATAAATGTTCCTGTTACCGAGGCAGAATTTGGTAAAATGTCGGAAAGAGATTTAACGGCTAAACTATACAAAGCAGTTATGGAAGCTTATGCTGCTAAAAACGAACGCGATGCATCCGAAGCTTTCCCAGTAATTAAAAATGTGTACGAAGACGAGAGTTCGCAGTACGAGCGTATTGTAGTACCTTTTACCGATGGTATTAAAACGCTTAACGTGGTTACGAACTTGGAAAAAGCGTATCAAACCGAAGGACGATCGTTAGTGGCTGATTTCGAAAAGAACATTACACTTGCCATTGTAGATGAAGCGTGGAAAAAGCACCTTCGTAAAATGGACGAACTAAAACAATCCGTTCAGCTTGCTGTACACGAACAGAAAGACCCGCTACTTATTTATAAATTTGAAGCCTTTAACCTGTTTAAGAAAACAGTAAATGGTATTAATAAAGAGGTAGTATCGTTCCTGTTTAAAGGTGATTTGCCTTCGCATAACGCAAACAACATACAAGAGGCAAAACAGGTACGAAAGCCTAAGGAAGATTACGAAACAAATAAGGAAGAGGTTTTAAATACAGACGAGATGGCTTCTAAGGCACGCGAAGTATCGCAACAAAGCCAAAGCCGACCACAGGTTACCGAGACTATAGTTAGAGATACTCCGAAAATAAACCGTAATGATACGGTTACCATTAAACACGTAATGAGTGGAAAAACGGAAAGCATGAAGTTTAAAAAGGCAGAAAGCCTAATTGCCTCAGGAGAGTGGATTATCGTTAATAACTAA
- a CDS encoding ABC transporter ATP-binding protein, with product MGKPIINIKGITRDFPLGSEIVKVLKGIDLTINKGEYVALMGPSGSGKSTLMNLLGCLDTPTGGIYNLNDKDVSQMSDDELAGIRNKEIGFVFQTFNLLPRTTALDNVALPMVYAGCKKAERDSRATEVLTQVGLADRMDHKPNQLSGGQRQRVAVARALVNNPSIILADEPTGNLDSKTSIEIMNLFNEIHANGNTVILVTHEEDIAAYAHRVIRLRDGIIESDNVNPNPVT from the coding sequence ATGGGAAAACCAATAATCAATATAAAAGGCATAACGCGCGATTTCCCTTTGGGTAGCGAAATCGTTAAGGTATTAAAAGGTATCGATCTTACTATAAACAAAGGAGAGTATGTAGCACTAATGGGACCTTCGGGCTCGGGTAAAAGTACGCTCATGAATTTATTAGGATGCCTTGATACACCTACGGGAGGCATATACAACCTTAATGATAAAGACGTTAGCCAAATGAGTGATGATGAGTTAGCTGGCATACGCAATAAAGAAATTGGTTTTGTATTCCAAACCTTTAACCTACTACCGCGTACCACTGCGCTAGATAATGTGGCGTTACCTATGGTATATGCTGGATGCAAAAAAGCTGAACGTGATAGTCGTGCCACAGAAGTGTTAACACAAGTGGGGCTAGCGGACAGAATGGATCATAAACCCAACCAGCTATCGGGTGGGCAACGCCAAAGGGTAGCTGTAGCAAGAGCATTGGTAAACAACCCCTCTATTATTCTTGCTGATGAACCTACAGGGAACTTGGATAGTAAGACCTCTATAGAGATTATGAACCTGTTTAACGAGATACATGCTAATGGCAACACGGTAATATTAGTAACACACGAAGAAGACATTGCAGCCTATGCGCACCGTGTTATCCGATTGCGTGATGGTATCATCGAAAGCGACAACGTAAACCCTAACCCTGTTACCTAG
- a CDS encoding AEC family transporter yields the protein MATICSKSNLDSIILIFVCMFAGVCAQRVKAFPPNAYVALNQFVIHISLPGLALYYIPKIEASIKLLYPLGVAWLGFLIAFIFFVTLGNYFGWSRKLTGCLILTGGLGNTSFVGFPVIEALYGQQGLETAIIVDQPGTFVVMATLGIIVAAAYSKGKSGVGEMTKKILFFPPFVAFFIGVGMNVLDYDFTSDIQSIFQRLGSTVTPVALVAVGMQLKIDFKSKHWNFLALGLFFKLFIMPAFFFILYKILLKGEGIETEVAIMEAAMAPMITASILASSHGLKPRLSGMMIGVGIPLSFLTLAFWYWLLHIY from the coding sequence TTGGCTACAATTTGTAGTAAAAGTAATTTGGACAGTATTATCCTCATATTTGTATGCATGTTTGCAGGAGTTTGCGCCCAACGGGTAAAAGCATTTCCGCCCAATGCCTACGTAGCCCTCAATCAGTTTGTAATTCATATTTCATTACCAGGGTTAGCACTATACTATATTCCTAAAATTGAAGCAAGTATAAAGCTGCTATACCCACTAGGAGTAGCATGGTTAGGATTCCTTATCGCATTTATATTTTTTGTAACGCTAGGCAATTACTTTGGTTGGTCGCGCAAGTTAACAGGCTGCCTTATTCTAACGGGAGGCTTGGGAAATACCTCATTTGTTGGTTTCCCTGTTATAGAGGCATTATATGGACAACAAGGTTTAGAAACCGCTATTATTGTGGACCAACCTGGTACTTTTGTGGTTATGGCAACACTGGGCATAATAGTGGCAGCAGCATACTCTAAAGGAAAGTCGGGCGTTGGCGAAATGACAAAGAAAATTCTGTTTTTTCCGCCCTTTGTAGCCTTTTTTATAGGTGTAGGTATGAATGTTCTTGATTACGATTTTACATCCGATATACAATCGATATTTCAAAGGCTGGGTAGTACCGTAACACCTGTAGCCTTAGTAGCGGTAGGGATGCAGCTTAAAATAGATTTTAAAAGCAAGCATTGGAATTTTTTGGCTTTAGGGCTGTTTTTTAAACTTTTTATCATGCCGGCCTTCTTTTTTATACTTTATAAAATACTACTTAAAGGCGAGGGGATAGAAACAGAAGTTGCTATTATGGAAGCAGCAATGGCACCCATGATAACAGCATCGATATTAGCCTCTTCGCATGGTTTAAAGCCGCGCCTTTCTGGAATGATGATAGGGGTGGGGATACCTTTATCTTTTCTAACACTTGCATTTTGGTATTGGTTATTACATATATACTAA
- a CDS encoding DoxX family protein yields MMNIFNTSYNQNLYDIGILLLRITVGCFMMTHGLHKLDMLMEGGVIKFADPIGIGAKPSLILTVFAELVCSFLIVMGFAIRLAALPLIVTMLVIIFVVHAKDGFTHKELPALYLAIYVLLLIVGSGRFSVDRLIAGKKRKSNY; encoded by the coding sequence ATGATGAATATTTTTAATACCTCGTACAATCAAAACCTGTATGATATAGGCATTTTGTTATTACGTATTACGGTAGGATGTTTTATGATGACACACGGATTGCATAAACTTGATATGCTTATGGAAGGTGGGGTTATTAAATTTGCCGACCCCATAGGTATAGGTGCAAAACCGTCGTTAATACTAACTGTTTTTGCCGAGCTGGTTTGCTCTTTCCTAATTGTAATGGGGTTTGCTATACGGCTGGCAGCACTACCACTTATTGTAACCATGTTGGTAATTATATTTGTAGTACACGCTAAGGATGGTTTTACCCACAAAGAACTCCCAGCACTCTACCTAGCCATATATGTATTATTACTTATAGTGGGTAGCGGACGTTTTTCTGTAGATAGACTTATTGCAGGTAAAAAGCGGAAAAGTAATTATTAA
- a CDS encoding cob(I)yrinic acid a,c-diamide adenosyltransferase, which yields MKVYTKTGDKGTTALFGGTRVPKHHIRIESYGTVDELNSHIGLIRDQDMNPMYKKTLENIQDKLFTIGAILATPPEKEILKNGKERLNIPKVSEEHVELLENEIDRMDSALPQMTHFVLPGGHTTVSYCHIARCVCRRAERLAVHLDELEGIDTMVLRYLNRLSDYLFVLARKLSHDLNAEEVKWIPEKY from the coding sequence ATGAAAGTATATACAAAAACTGGAGATAAAGGTACTACTGCCCTATTTGGGGGTACACGCGTACCTAAACACCATATACGCATAGAGAGTTACGGTACAGTAGACGAGTTAAACTCACATATTGGCTTAATTCGTGACCAAGATATGAACCCGATGTACAAAAAAACATTGGAAAACATACAAGATAAACTCTTTACTATTGGTGCCATATTGGCAACACCACCCGAAAAAGAAATCCTAAAAAACGGTAAGGAGCGCCTTAACATCCCTAAAGTTTCCGAAGAGCACGTTGAATTGCTTGAGAACGAAATAGACCGTATGGATAGCGCCCTACCGCAAATGACGCATTTTGTATTACCTGGTGGGCACACTACAGTGTCATATTGTCATATAGCGCGTTGCGTTTGCCGCCGTGCAGAGCGGCTTGCAGTACATTTGGATGAACTAGAAGGTATAGATACTATGGTTTTACGCTACTTAAACCGACTTTCTGACTACCTTTTTGTACTGGCACGGAAGTTGTCACATGATTTGAATGCCGAGGAAGTAAAATGGATACCCGAAAAGTATTAG
- a CDS encoding DUF2795 domain-containing protein, whose translation MYWTLELASYLSDAPWPATKDELIDYAIRTGAPLEVVENLQSIEDEGEIYESMEEIWPDYPTDEDYLWNEDEY comes from the coding sequence ATGTATTGGACATTAGAATTAGCATCCTATTTAAGTGATGCCCCGTGGCCGGCTACAAAAGATGAACTTATAGATTATGCCATTCGGACCGGAGCACCACTAGAGGTGGTAGAAAATCTTCAGTCAATCGAAGATGAAGGCGAGATTTACGAATCTATGGAAGAAATATGGCCAGATTATCCTACTGATGAAGACTATCTTTGGAATGAGGATGAATATTAG
- the meaB gene encoding methylmalonyl Co-A mutase-associated GTPase MeaB yields the protein MVDKPKFNTALHEKDGVNQPESFSASSIANITKLRRKQPTATELVQGILNGNKTALSRAITLVESTNPSHLEKATNVINQCLPHANKSVRIGITGVPGVGKSTFIEAFGKHLTGTGRKVAVLAVDPSSSMSHGSILGDKTRMEELVKDENAYIRPSASGDTLGGVARKTREAIILCEACGFDTIIIETVGVGQSETAVHSMVDFFLLLKIAGAGDELQGIKRGIMEMADLIVINKADGDNIKKAKLAKTEFNRALHLFPAKNSGWQPKVTTCSAINHDGIADVWQIVSEYFEMAKGNHYFNAKRAEQNSYWLTETINEQLKSSFYTREGIAPLLEQYKKAVQNNELSPFAAAQFLLEKYFSK from the coding sequence ATAGTGGATAAACCTAAATTTAATACTGCTTTACACGAAAAAGATGGCGTGAACCAGCCCGAAAGCTTTAGTGCATCATCTATAGCTAATATTACTAAGTTAAGGAGGAAGCAGCCTACTGCTACCGAACTGGTACAAGGCATATTAAATGGTAATAAAACAGCTTTAAGCAGAGCCATAACCTTGGTAGAAAGCACTAACCCCAGCCATTTAGAAAAAGCTACCAATGTAATAAACCAATGTTTACCGCATGCCAACAAATCGGTACGTATTGGTATTACAGGCGTACCCGGTGTAGGCAAAAGTACTTTTATAGAGGCGTTTGGGAAACACCTTACGGGTACAGGACGTAAAGTAGCAGTACTAGCCGTAGACCCAAGTAGTTCGATGTCGCATGGGAGTATTCTGGGCGATAAAACCCGAATGGAGGAATTGGTGAAAGATGAAAATGCTTATATACGCCCTTCTGCATCAGGAGATACTTTGGGCGGCGTGGCGCGCAAAACACGCGAAGCAATTATACTTTGCGAAGCTTGTGGTTTTGACACTATTATTATTGAAACGGTTGGTGTAGGGCAAAGTGAAACGGCAGTACACAGTATGGTTGATTTTTTCTTGCTTCTAAAAATAGCAGGTGCCGGCGATGAGCTACAAGGTATTAAGCGCGGTATTATGGAAATGGCAGACCTTATTGTTATTAATAAGGCGGATGGCGATAACATTAAAAAAGCTAAACTAGCCAAAACGGAGTTTAATAGGGCTTTGCATTTGTTCCCTGCTAAAAACTCTGGATGGCAACCTAAAGTAACTACCTGTAGTGCTATTAACCACGATGGAATAGCAGATGTTTGGCAAATTGTGAGTGAGTATTTTGAAATGGCAAAAGGCAACCATTATTTTAATGCCAAACGTGCCGAGCAAAATAGCTATTGGTTAACCGAAACAATTAACGAGCAATTAAAAAGTAGTTTTTACACCCGTGAGGGTATTGCTCCGTTATTGGAACAGTACAAAAAAGCAGTACAAAACAATGAACTATCACCATTTGCAGCCGCACAGTTTTTATTGGAAAAGTATTTTAGTAAGTAA
- a CDS encoding FAD-binding oxidoreductase, whose product MNTIPLPQEMIVQLENIVGQSFLFLDIETRTHYGHDETEDYSFPPSVVVKPANTQEISEIMKLANTHKIPVVPIGARTGLSGGALSIHGGIGLSTERLNSIVIGEKNLQGIVGPAAITQEFQEAALAKGLFYPPDPSSRGSCTIGGNVAENAGGARAVKYGVTKDYVLNLEVVLPTGEIIETGANTLKNSTGYNLTQLMVGSEGTLGVITKIVMKLLPKNSHNVLMLVPFFKSEQACEAVAAIFRAGIVPSALEFMERDAIDWGVRFLGSVQLDIKDDIQAHLLIEVDGNYPDVLFAEAEKIMGVVEQFAIDEVLFADTEDQKNALWKLRRVVGEAVKSNSIYKEEDTVVPRYELPVLLKGVKAIGNKYGFKSVCYGHAGDGNLHVNIIKGDMTDAMWQNEVPKGIREIFELTVSLKGTLSGEHGIGYVQKNYMDIAFSNHHLQLMKGIKTLFDPNNILNPGKILPDKL is encoded by the coding sequence ATGAACACGATACCATTACCACAAGAAATGATTGTACAGCTTGAAAATATAGTTGGACAATCATTTTTATTTTTAGATATCGAAACAAGAACCCATTACGGACATGATGAAACGGAAGACTATAGCTTTCCACCGTCGGTAGTGGTAAAACCTGCAAATACTCAGGAAATTTCGGAGATAATGAAGCTTGCCAATACCCATAAAATACCTGTAGTGCCTATAGGTGCACGTACGGGGCTAAGCGGTGGCGCACTAAGCATACACGGTGGTATAGGGCTCTCTACAGAGCGATTAAATAGTATTGTTATTGGTGAGAAGAATTTACAAGGTATTGTTGGTCCTGCAGCTATAACGCAAGAATTTCAGGAAGCTGCTTTAGCCAAAGGATTGTTTTACCCGCCCGACCCAAGCAGCAGAGGGAGCTGTACTATAGGTGGTAACGTTGCCGAAAATGCAGGAGGTGCCAGAGCTGTAAAATATGGTGTTACTAAAGATTATGTGCTTAATTTGGAAGTAGTATTGCCTACAGGCGAAATTATAGAAACAGGTGCCAATACCCTTAAAAACTCCACAGGGTACAACCTTACACAACTTATGGTAGGTAGCGAGGGTACGCTAGGTGTTATTACCAAAATTGTAATGAAATTGTTGCCGAAAAATAGCCACAACGTATTAATGTTAGTGCCATTCTTTAAATCGGAGCAGGCTTGTGAGGCGGTAGCGGCTATTTTTAGAGCAGGGATAGTACCAAGTGCTTTAGAGTTTATGGAACGCGATGCTATTGATTGGGGGGTACGTTTTTTAGGCAGTGTACAATTGGATATTAAAGATGATATACAAGCCCATTTATTAATAGAGGTAGACGGTAATTACCCTGATGTGTTATTTGCAGAAGCAGAAAAAATAATGGGAGTGGTTGAGCAGTTTGCTATTGATGAGGTACTATTTGCAGATACTGAAGACCAAAAGAATGCTTTATGGAAACTCCGTAGGGTAGTGGGCGAAGCTGTAAAGTCGAATTCTATATACAAGGAAGAAGATACCGTAGTACCCCGCTACGAATTGCCTGTACTATTAAAAGGCGTTAAGGCAATAGGCAACAAATATGGTTTTAAATCGGTTTGCTATGGGCATGCAGGCGATGGTAATTTGCATGTAAATATTATTAAAGGTGACATGACTGATGCCATGTGGCAAAATGAGGTGCCAAAAGGGATTAGAGAAATATTTGAGCTTACGGTTTCGTTAAAAGGAACACTATCGGGAGAGCATGGTATTGGTTACGTGCAAAAAAACTATATGGATATTGCTTTTAGTAACCACCATTTACAACTCATGAAAGGGATTAAAACATTGTTTGACCCCAACAATATTCTTAACCCTGGTAAAATACTACCCGATAAATTATAG
- a CDS encoding DUF7218 family protein, giving the protein MAKTKNNRPQVKNPDQYEALREQGYSKEKSARIANSDNAGKRGGKAKKYEDRTKEDLYAQAKKVGIEGRSKMNKQELINALRNN; this is encoded by the coding sequence ATGGCAAAAACCAAAAATAACAGACCTCAGGTTAAAAATCCAGACCAATATGAGGCACTTAGAGAGCAAGGATATAGCAAGGAAAAATCGGCACGAATAGCCAATAGTGATAACGCGGGTAAACGTGGTGGTAAGGCTAAAAAGTATGAAGACCGAACAAAGGAGGATTTGTATGCGCAAGCGAAAAAAGTAGGTATTGAAGGGCGCTCTAAAATGAATAAGCAAGAGTTAATTAATGCACTGCGTAATAACTAA